A single window of bacterium DNA harbors:
- the rfbB gene encoding dTDP-glucose 4,6-dehydratase, whose translation MNLLVTGGAGFIGANYVRLLLERGGDRVVNLDLLTYAGNLENLAGCEDRTEYRFVRGDVRDRALLDRLLAEERIEAVVHFAAESHVDRSIDDPREFLDCNILGTQTLLEASRRAGVARFLQVSTDEVYGSLGPTGLFTEETPLAPNSPYAASKAAADLVCRAYHHTYGFPVLITRCSNNYGPYQFPEKLIPLMIANALEDRPLPVYGDGRNVRDWLYVRDHCEAVDAVLRRGRPGGVYNVGGNNEMQNIQIVRLLLELLGLDESRITFVKDRPGHDRRYAIDATRIRDELGWAPRHRFRDGIRDTVDWYLANRAWWEKVRSGAYREYYDRLYGAGGRHTST comes from the coding sequence ATGAACCTCCTGGTGACGGGCGGCGCCGGCTTCATCGGCGCCAACTACGTGCGGCTGCTCCTGGAGCGCGGCGGCGACCGGGTCGTGAACCTCGACCTGCTGACCTACGCCGGCAACCTGGAGAACCTGGCCGGCTGCGAGGACCGGACCGAGTACCGGTTCGTGCGCGGCGACGTGCGCGACCGCGCCCTGCTCGACCGCCTCCTGGCCGAGGAGCGGATCGAGGCGGTGGTGCACTTCGCCGCCGAGAGCCACGTCGATCGCTCCATCGACGACCCGCGCGAGTTCCTCGACTGCAACATCCTGGGCACGCAGACGCTGCTGGAGGCGTCGCGCCGCGCCGGCGTCGCGCGCTTCCTCCAGGTCTCCACCGACGAGGTCTACGGCTCCCTGGGGCCGACCGGGCTGTTCACCGAGGAGACGCCGCTGGCGCCGAACTCGCCGTACGCCGCGAGCAAGGCGGCCGCCGATCTGGTGTGCCGCGCCTACCACCACACCTACGGCTTCCCGGTGCTGATCACGCGTTGCAGCAACAACTACGGCCCCTACCAGTTTCCCGAGAAGCTGATCCCCCTGATGATCGCCAACGCGCTCGAGGACCGCCCGCTGCCCGTCTACGGCGACGGCCGCAACGTCCGCGACTGGCTCTACGTGCGGGACCACTGCGAGGCCGTCGACGCCGTCCTGCGCCGCGGCCGCCCCGGCGGGGTCTACAACGTCGGCGGCAACAACGAGATGCAGAACATCCAGATCGTCCGCCTGCTGCTGGAGCTGCTGGGCCTGGACGAGTCCCGGATCACGTTCGTGAAGGACCGGCCCGGCCATGACCGGCGCTACGCCATCGACGCCACCCGCATCCGCGACGAGTTGGGCTGGGCGCCCCGCCACCGCTTCCGCGACGGCATCCGCGACACGGTCGACTGGTACCTCGCGAACCGGGCCTGGTGGGAGAAGGTGCGCAGCGGCGCCTACCGCGAATACTACGACCGCCTCTACGGCGCCGGCGGACGCCACACCTCGACATGA
- a CDS encoding phenylalanine--tRNA ligase beta subunit-related protein, whose amino-acid sequence MNRAVSLPDGRALRLDDGVLGGLRAGALAVDGVSVREAPEVWDETAALAAGLRVRFAGQIPSDIPGLREARDLYRAFGMEPTRHRPSSEALLRRVLQGKDLYRLNNVVDACNLASLEFLLPIGLYDLDLVRGDVTLRLGREGEGYPGIRKGPVNLAGRLALCDDEGGFGSPTSDSLRTCVHAGTSRLLAVIMSTRATPPETMRARVAHFGELLVRHCGGDVTCAAVLDGGP is encoded by the coding sequence ATGAACCGCGCCGTGTCGCTGCCCGACGGCCGCGCGCTCCGCCTGGACGACGGCGTCCTGGGCGGGCTGCGGGCCGGCGCGCTCGCTGTCGACGGGGTGTCGGTGCGCGAGGCGCCGGAAGTCTGGGACGAGACCGCCGCGCTCGCCGCCGGCCTGCGGGTCCGCTTCGCCGGCCAGATCCCGAGCGACATCCCCGGCCTGCGCGAGGCCCGCGACCTCTACCGCGCCTTCGGCATGGAGCCTACGCGCCACCGCCCGAGCAGCGAGGCCCTGCTGCGGCGCGTCCTGCAGGGCAAGGACCTCTACCGCCTCAACAACGTCGTGGACGCGTGCAACCTGGCCAGCCTGGAGTTCCTGCTGCCCATCGGGCTCTACGATCTCGACCTCGTGCGCGGCGACGTGACGCTGCGGCTCGGGCGCGAGGGCGAGGGGTACCCCGGCATCCGCAAGGGGCCGGTCAACCTCGCGGGTCGCCTGGCGCTGTGCGACGACGAGGGCGGCTTCGGTTCCCCCACCAGCGATTCCCTGCGCACGTGCGTCCACGCGGGAACCTCCCGGCTGCTCGCGGTGATCATGTCCACCCGCGCCACGCCGCCGGAGACGATGCGCGCCCGCGTGGCGCACTTCGGCGAGCTCCTGGTCCGACACTGCGGCGGCGACGTGACGTGCGCCGCGGTGCTGGACGGCGGGCCGTGA